The genomic region ATCCCGGTTCCCGGTTCTAACAGAATTGGCTCTTCCCAACCCAAGAATACCTTTGACCAGGCAGTCGGTTGTGCAGGGATCAAACCAAAATAATTACTAGCGCCGGCATCCATTAAACCCCAGGCGCCAACACCTGATTGACCTGTGTCCGTATTAAAAAGACTCGGTAAACCCAATTGATTGCCGAGAAGTAAAACAAAAGTTCCTTTCAGGGCAAATTCACTGTCTTCTTGGTTTTGCGTTTCCGGTAGGATGATACCCTCTTTAACGATCCCATTTGATGTCACAATACCGCCATAAGCCGGATCATTGTTGCCAAGACGTTCTCTCAAATCATTTTCAGATAAGAATGTGGATGGGATATCATTGGGTGTTAAATCGAAATCGCTCGAAAAATCTTGACCTACGCCAGCATGAAATACCACAAATATATCGAATTCAGAAAATAATATTTGATCTTCTTCATTTGCTGCTAAAATGGCATCTCGAAACAATTCTGCCTGGCGAATATTGAGTTCTTCTTCAGTCGTATTGGGGTTATAGTATTCCATTTTTTGTGGTAAACCATAACTTTGATTGTTTTGCAGTGGATACACATCTCCTGTCAAAATTAATTTACTCTTTGAAACCGATTTATAATAACGGGATGCGGCTGTTAATTGAGCCAGAAAATATTCGCGATCATGCGGCGGCGGATCAATAACTGTACTATCATTCGAACTAATATTAAAAGTGCCATTTCCCGTGGTGGTTGAAACAGTGTCAGGTTGGAAAGAAACACGAATTCCCATTACCCGAAGAGTTATCGATGAATTTCTCCTTTTTACTATTGAACTAGTTCCGGTTTTATTAAAGTAGTCAATACTGAGCAGTTTTTGGAGACTAATACTATTCAATTTATATTGAGGAATTAAAGTGGTTTTTTGCCCAACCTGGGAAAAGGATACCCTAATTAATATGATGAAAAAAAACAGGAGAAAACAGAGTACTTTGCTTTTGAAATTGTTCATGCTTTTATAACTATTAAAAGTTATCTTGCTTTTGATGTTTATCAAAAGAAGTGTACATCAGTGCTATACAAATAAAAACCGAGGCCAATGACTTGACCTCGGTTTTTATTCGCTAAAAAGTGCAATTTCTAAGTAGCTTTAAAAAATAACTGAGAATGAGAATCGCATTGTATCTGATAATGGATGGCCTTTACCGGCAGCAATATAGCCAAAGTCAATTTGGTAGATCGAATATCTAAAACCTGCACCAAAAGTTTTGGCGCGAATTTTGCCAATTTTATCGTCCCAATACCCGGCTCGCAAAGCAAAGAAATCGGCATACCAATATTCCATTCCGACATGTGAAATCACTTTTTTCATTTCTTGATCAAATGGTTCATCTCCCCAAGATGTGAAGATTGCTTTATAAAATGGGTCCGATTTTCCATCTGTATACCGGCGAACAAGAAGCTTGTTGAAATCTGCAGTCAGAGTAATTTTGTTAAATTCAGAATCCAGTAAACGATATGCAAATCCCAATTTTAAATTAGTGGGCTGGGGGTCGGCTTGATCCACATCAATATATGCCACTTTAGGCCCCATGTTGGATAGGTTAATCCCAAAATTCAATCGGTCAAACAAAAATTGCTTGTACAAAATTCCAAGATCTACACCAAATGTCCAGGCTTGCCCTGTCCCTTCCTCTTTTCCTGCTCCAAAGGGGGCTAAATTACTTCTAATTATTTTCATGTTGACACCCAGGCCAATATTTGATTTTATTTTGGTGCCAAACGCTCCCGAAACAGCAAAATCGTAACTGGTGAATTTATCAATAACCTCAGGTCCTCTTTCGTCGGTTACATTTTGCTCTCCAAAATTCATGTAAGTAATACTTAGTCCAAATGTCCCAAGACCATCAACTGGGTGAGTAAAGGCCCCATAATCATAAAAAAGATCGGATGACAGTTGAGGCAACCAGTTTGAATGCATGAATAAGAATTCATTATTTTCTAAGAAAGCTAAACCGCCACTATTCCAAAAAATAGCGGATGCATCATCTGCAACTGCAACAAAAGCTTCCCCCATTCCGTCAGCACGAACACCAGGTGAAATTAATAGAAACAATATTCCAGCTTCGCTTTGAGCTTTGCTTTCCGCTTGGATGCCAAATATCAATGCGATTGCTAAAAGCAGGGAAGTGAATTTCGTTTTCATTATAAACCTCCGAATTATATCCAAATAAAAAAAACCAATGTCATCTTAATTGAAACCTCTCTGTCCCTGACATTCGTTTTTAAAATGGAGAATGCGAAACAGCTAAAGGTTAATGACAAATCAAAAAAAAAGAACTCTTAACTAAAACAACCTTTAACTAAATTTTCTCGGCAATCTCCTTAATCATGGTATATTACAGAAATAAAATTGTAAAATTAATTTAAGATATCTATATGTTCTTGTCAAGGTTTAATTATTACAATAACAATCTAACGCTATATAACAGAAAAATATCCACAAAAATTTTTAAAATTAACAATTTCACCAAAAAACATCATTTAGTTATATATATCGGCATTATTGTTTTCGAATATAGTCCAGACCTTTTGATTTTAAGGAAACAAGCACTCAAATTATATTCAATGAAATCTTAATTAATATAGGTAGTGAATAAATTCTTAAAAAATGCCGAAAATAAGTTGAGATAGGGATTCCTATATTTTGTTTTTTTAGAATAATACTAATTTAATTTTTAAGGTATTTTCATTTATGCTTTTTTCTAAAATTCTGGTTGTTGATGATGAGCAATCCATACGGAAATTAACCAAACAATATTTAAAAGAGTTTGGTTATATTTGCGAGGCTGTTCAAACAGCTGATGAAGGCTTGAAAAAGTTAACATCCGATCGCTTTGACCTGGTAATGACAGACATTCAATTAAACCATAATGAGGGGATTAACCTTCTCCATCGAATTAAAAAAATCGATCCAAATTTAGCTATGATCGCTCTAACCAGTACAGAAAACACAAAACAAGCTGTAGAATGTTTGAAAATTGGAGTTTCAGATTATATTTTAAAACCTTTTCAAAAAAATGATATTCAAGTAGCAGTTAAACGCGCACTAGAGAGGAGAAGTCTCCTTCTGAAAAAAAAAGCATATCATGATGAATTGGAAAAGAGTATCCGTGGTCGAACGATGGAGGTTGTTCGGGCTTATCATGAAATCGAAAATACCTATCAACAGACTCTTGAAGCTTTAATTTCTGCCTTAGATTTTAGGGAACAAAGTACGGCGGGTCATTCCAAAAGAGCTGTCGATTATACAAGATTGCTGGCAATGGAAATGGGTATTCAAGGAGAAGAGTTGATATCTATCACACGCGGAGCACTTTTGCACGATGTTGGAAAAATCGGAATTTCGGATTCCATTTTACTCAAACCGGGAAAATTGTTGGAGAGCGAATGGGAAATAATGAAAAAACATCCCATTTATGGGTATGAAATGTTGAAAGACATAAAATTTTTAGAGCAATGTCTTGATATCATTCTTTATCATCATGAGAGATTTGATGGTAAAGGTTATCCGCGAAGAATTAAAGGAGAGGATATTGCAATAGGCGCCCGGATTTTTGCAGTAGTTGATGCGTTTGATGCAATAACCAGCAACCGTGTTTATCGAT from candidate division KSB1 bacterium harbors:
- a CDS encoding PorV/PorQ family protein, translated to MKTKFTSLLLAIALIFGIQAESKAQSEAGILFLLISPGVRADGMGEAFVAVADDASAIFWNSGGLAFLENNEFLFMHSNWLPQLSSDLFYDYGAFTHPVDGLGTFGLSITYMNFGEQNVTDERGPEVIDKFTSYDFAVSGAFGTKIKSNIGLGVNMKIIRSNLAPFGAGKEEGTGQAWTFGVDLGILYKQFLFDRLNFGINLSNMGPKVAYIDVDQADPQPTNLKLGFAYRLLDSEFNKITLTADFNKLLVRRYTDGKSDPFYKAIFTSWGDEPFDQEMKKVISHVGMEYWYADFFALRAGYWDDKIGKIRAKTFGAGFRYSIYQIDFGYIAAGKGHPLSDTMRFSFSVIF
- a CDS encoding response regulator yields the protein MLFSKILVVDDEQSIRKLTKQYLKEFGYICEAVQTADEGLKKLTSDRFDLVMTDIQLNHNEGINLLHRIKKIDPNLAMIALTSTENTKQAVECLKIGVSDYILKPFQKNDIQVAVKRALERRSLLLKKKAYHDELEKSIRGRTMEVVRAYHEIENTYQQTLEALISALDFREQSTAGHSKRAVDYTRLLAMEMGIQGEELISITRGALLHDVGKIGISDSILLKPGKLLESEWEIMKKHPIYGYEMLKDIKFLEQCLDIILYHHERFDGKGYPRRIKGEDIAIGARIFAVVDAFDAITSNRVYRSAQSFKKAYDILRENEGTQFDPYVVESFAKIPEQKILRIYQLSILEENKRNVKDK